The Euphorbia lathyris chromosome 2, ddEupLath1.1, whole genome shotgun sequence genome includes a window with the following:
- the LOC136220208 gene encoding uncharacterized protein isoform X1, with protein MQGGRSSQCLTMHQPWASLLISGIKRIEGRSWPAPIRGRLWIHAASKVPEEATIKAMEDFYREIYAVNGVTDIKFPEHYPVSRLLGCVEVVGCVRGEEVASWEAIPEGVRLEGQTDFCWLCEQPQKLLVPFEMRGFQRVYNLEKKVYEAAVRGLIPVNGPMPVRFPLPNPCDPFSLKPGSISKRLPHKSSQVEKSSSLSAAIAGARAAATQFSKNIQNNSSNSRSSDQVKSKPLSEEHKTLQHSSLDEVPNDESSELNDAKRSDHIQDVGTSSHSRAGADMKRTAGASAKIFAVAVNSLKRNRTTF; from the exons ATGCAAGGAGGAAGAAGTAGCCAATGCTTGACCATGCACCAACCATGGGCTTCCCTGTTGATTTCTGGAATCAAGCGCATTGAAGGCAGGTCTTGGCCAGCTCCTATTCGAG GCCGCCTTTGGATTCATGCTGCAAGTAAAGTTCCAGAGGAAGCTACAATTAAAGCAATGGAGGATTTCTACAGGGAAATCTATGCGGTGAATGGAGTTACTGATATTAAGTTTCCAGAACATTACCCTGTTTCAAGACTTTTAG GGTGTGTTGAAGTGGTTGGCTGTGTTAGAGGTGAAGAAGTAGCAAGCTGGGAAGCCATACCTGAAGGG GTAAGGTTAGAGGGACAAACAGATTTTTGCTGGCTTTGTGAACAGCCACAG aaaTTGCTAGTTCCATTTGAGATGCGAGGCTTTCAACGTGTTTATAATTTAGAAAAGAAG GTATATGAGGCTGCAGTTAGAGGTCTGATCCCAGTGAATGGTCCAATGCCAGTAAGATTTCCCCTTCCAAATCCTTGTGATCCTTTTTCCTTAAAACCCGGGTCTATATCCAAGAGATTACCTCATAAATCATCTCAAGTGGAGAAATCATCAAGTCTTAGTGCAGCAATTGCTGGTGCTCGTGCAGCAGCTACCCAGTTCAGCAAGAATATTCAGAATAACAGTTCTAATTCCAGGAGCAGTGACCAAGTAAAAAGCAAACCACTTTCTGAAGAGCATAAAACACTACAGCATAGCAGCTTAGATGAAGTTCCTAATGATGAATCTTCAGAGCTAAATGATGCTAAGCGAAGCGATCATATCCAGGACGTGGGAACGAGTAGCCATAGTCGAGCTGGTGCAGATATGAAACGGACTGCTGGAGCTTCTGCTAAG ATTTTTGCTGTAGCAGTGAACTCATTGAAGAGGAATCGGACCACTTTCTGA
- the LOC136220208 gene encoding uncharacterized protein isoform X3 translates to MEDFYREIYAVNGVTDIKFPEHYPVSRLLGCVEVVGCVRGEEVASWEAIPEGVRLEGQTDFCWLCEQPQKLLVPFEMRGFQRVYNLEKKVYEAAVRGLIPVNGPMPVRFPLPNPCDPFSLKPGSISKRLPHKSSQVEKSSSLSAAIAGARAAATQFSKNIQNNSSNSRSSDQVKSKPLSEEHKTLQHSSLDEVPNDESSELNDAKRSDHIQDVGTSSHSRAGADMKRTAGASAKIFAVAVNSLKRNRTTF, encoded by the exons ATGGAGGATTTCTACAGGGAAATCTATGCGGTGAATGGAGTTACTGATATTAAGTTTCCAGAACATTACCCTGTTTCAAGACTTTTAG GGTGTGTTGAAGTGGTTGGCTGTGTTAGAGGTGAAGAAGTAGCAAGCTGGGAAGCCATACCTGAAGGG GTAAGGTTAGAGGGACAAACAGATTTTTGCTGGCTTTGTGAACAGCCACAG aaaTTGCTAGTTCCATTTGAGATGCGAGGCTTTCAACGTGTTTATAATTTAGAAAAGAAG GTATATGAGGCTGCAGTTAGAGGTCTGATCCCAGTGAATGGTCCAATGCCAGTAAGATTTCCCCTTCCAAATCCTTGTGATCCTTTTTCCTTAAAACCCGGGTCTATATCCAAGAGATTACCTCATAAATCATCTCAAGTGGAGAAATCATCAAGTCTTAGTGCAGCAATTGCTGGTGCTCGTGCAGCAGCTACCCAGTTCAGCAAGAATATTCAGAATAACAGTTCTAATTCCAGGAGCAGTGACCAAGTAAAAAGCAAACCACTTTCTGAAGAGCATAAAACACTACAGCATAGCAGCTTAGATGAAGTTCCTAATGATGAATCTTCAGAGCTAAATGATGCTAAGCGAAGCGATCATATCCAGGACGTGGGAACGAGTAGCCATAGTCGAGCTGGTGCAGATATGAAACGGACTGCTGGAGCTTCTGCTAAG ATTTTTGCTGTAGCAGTGAACTCATTGAAGAGGAATCGGACCACTTTCTGA
- the LOC136220208 gene encoding uncharacterized protein isoform X2, with amino-acid sequence MQGGRSSQCLTMHQPWASLLISGIKRIEGRSWPAPIRGRLWIHAASKVPEEATIKAMEDFYREIYAVNGVTDIKFPEHYPVSRLLGCVEVVGCVRGEEVASWEAIPEGVRLEGQTDFCWLCEQPQKLLVPFEMRGFQRVYNLEKKVYEAAVRGLIPVNGPMPVRFPLPNPCDPFSLKPGSISKRLPHKSSQVEKSSSLSAAIAGARAAATQFSKNIQNNSSNSRSSDQVKSKPLSEEHKTLQHSSLDEVPNDESSELNDAKRSDHIQDVGTSSHSRAGADMKRTAGASAK; translated from the exons ATGCAAGGAGGAAGAAGTAGCCAATGCTTGACCATGCACCAACCATGGGCTTCCCTGTTGATTTCTGGAATCAAGCGCATTGAAGGCAGGTCTTGGCCAGCTCCTATTCGAG GCCGCCTTTGGATTCATGCTGCAAGTAAAGTTCCAGAGGAAGCTACAATTAAAGCAATGGAGGATTTCTACAGGGAAATCTATGCGGTGAATGGAGTTACTGATATTAAGTTTCCAGAACATTACCCTGTTTCAAGACTTTTAG GGTGTGTTGAAGTGGTTGGCTGTGTTAGAGGTGAAGAAGTAGCAAGCTGGGAAGCCATACCTGAAGGG GTAAGGTTAGAGGGACAAACAGATTTTTGCTGGCTTTGTGAACAGCCACAG aaaTTGCTAGTTCCATTTGAGATGCGAGGCTTTCAACGTGTTTATAATTTAGAAAAGAAG GTATATGAGGCTGCAGTTAGAGGTCTGATCCCAGTGAATGGTCCAATGCCAGTAAGATTTCCCCTTCCAAATCCTTGTGATCCTTTTTCCTTAAAACCCGGGTCTATATCCAAGAGATTACCTCATAAATCATCTCAAGTGGAGAAATCATCAAGTCTTAGTGCAGCAATTGCTGGTGCTCGTGCAGCAGCTACCCAGTTCAGCAAGAATATTCAGAATAACAGTTCTAATTCCAGGAGCAGTGACCAAGTAAAAAGCAAACCACTTTCTGAAGAGCATAAAACACTACAGCATAGCAGCTTAGATGAAGTTCCTAATGATGAATCTTCAGAGCTAAATGATGCTAAGCGAAGCGATCATATCCAGGACGTGGGAACGAGTAGCCATAGTCGAGCTGGTGCAGATATGAAACGGACTGCTGGAGCTTCTGCTAAG TGA